gagGGAGGAACGCGGCACCAGGGCTTGTTGGATAAAGACAGCGTGAGCGGCCGCCTGGGCGGGAGGTCGCGGTGGTCGTCGTTAAGCTGGGGACGGCGGCTGTGTGGGAAAGGGAACGGGGGTTGAGGGCGGCGGTAACGGCCGTAACGGCGGCGCCGCGCGCCTGATCACGTGGCCCTGgcgcggggagggcggcggccTCGCGCTCCGCCGTCGTCCTCGCCCTGAGGCGGTGGCGGCCCGGGACTGCGGCGCTTCGGCTGacgagggagggaaggaggggattTCGGTCCTTAGGAAGGACGGTACGGCGCCTGGAAGGACGTGGGGGCTCGGCGCGTGGTGAAGAGGTGAGCGGGATCGTGTGAGGACTTGTATGGGAAACGCTGTTCCCCACCGGGTTCGGCTCTGGCTCGGGATAGCTGGTCCCCGCTGTACCGGGCCGGTGTGCCGCCTCAGGCGTGGGGAGGCAAAGCTTGTTAGAGGCTTGTAAAAGGGAGGCAAGGGTGGTCCTCCCTTTGGTGGTGCAGGCTTTCTGACTTGGGGTGCTGCTGTAAGTCGTCTGGGTTAGGGGGTGTGCCCTcttttgaagaaataaacaggaactctttctttaaaacagctATTGGGTGTTCTACCAGACCCGTTAACAAACAGCGTTTCCTTCAAATGGCAAAAGCTTTCTTCCGTCAGCATACTTAGTTCCATATGTCCAAGGTTAAGCCAATGTAGCAGAGTAAGAACAGGCTTTTGTACAGTCAAATGCAAAGTCAGTTCTTGTATTTTTGAGAGATTCTTTCACAAAGGATGCAAATATTATACAGAAATGGAATTGTAACATTGCGCTAAAACTTGCAATCAACAGTATTTGTGTTGTGAAATACAGAAGTAGGTTTATTTATTAGCTGTTTGTGTAGAAATACCAGTAAGGTTTTTGGTTGCCTCATCAGTAAATGGCTTCTTGCACATGAGGAAAGGCTCATGAAAACTTCTGTCGCTAATAATAGCAGTTAAACCTGTAAGTAACGGCATTGTTAGAAGTCGAGTGCTATAGATGTGAATTTTCCTCCATCAGTAATGGTACAAGCTGAAAGTGGCGTGACGCATGCTGAACCACGTTAGCTAAGAATTGTTGTTTGGATTGCGGCCTTTTTCACAGGTTTATTTCCACTGATGTGGATTGGGATGCTCATGtgagcagctcagctggcagACTTGAGGTGGTTTTTACCCTGTTAGGAGACCTGTGATGAGCAGGGAGGGGCTATGGTCTTTATAGATCTGAGTTTCAGTTAGAAGATAATGAGTGTCCACGGCCTAAGTGCAAATGTGTTTGCTCCTTGCATTTTTAGTGTAGTGTAAGTACTATTCAGAGTTTGCATTGTTGGCATGGTATCAACAAACACCTGCAGCCAATTTGTGCTAGGGCTGCCAAGGTCACTAGTTTATAACAGAATTATCTAACAGTAAGGAACCAGAGGAATGACGTAGGTCAAATCACAGTGTTGACAGGGCTAATGTGTAGACAGTTTCATAGAGAAGAAACTGCACTGCTTCCTTTATTCTCAAACTCCTCTGACAAAGATTTGTGAGCCCCTGAGCAGGGCATCTTTTCAAATAATTCTCACTACACTTTTATATCATCCATAagtgtatgattttttttctctacttcttAGTGTAAGCCTTACACTGTGGTATTTTATCACTTTTGTGCTCTTTTGTGCTCTCCTGAGAAGGAAATGGTGATTGATTTTTCTCTCACCCAAGTTCTAGCTGTAGTCAGGAAGTGGAGCAAGGGACGGGAGAGTCAGCAAAACTTGAACGTGGTTAGTTAGGAGGTAGCTGTTATGGAACACCACTGTCTGTAGCATTTGTTGTGATCTCATTGGTTCCACGTGCATTTCTGTCTTGTTATCATTTTACAGTTCTGTTTTAAGCCAGCTATGGAGGACAGCAGGGGACATCTTTTGTGTGCATCATCAGACTTGCTGCTGGCATTCATAGAGAGCCAAATTTTGTGTTGAAGAGAATGATAGTATGCAAGCTGGGTGGGGAGAAAACTTGGGCCTTCAGAGTTCTGatgacaaataaaaagaagtacTACTGTTGTTAATTTCCAAGTAAAATTACGAAGCTTGCAGATTGGagcatatttttccctttttttaattaatgagcAAATTAAGCCATTAATACATAAGACATTTGTTTAGTAGCTTCACAAGGAATGAGGACAAGTAGAATTACGCAGTAAATGAGCTGAGCatatattttgggttttgtgtaGGCTGTTTGAATAAAAAGCTTGAAGTTGTGGTTAACAGACTTGGACACATATGTCAgtatctgtgtgtgtttttactTGGAAAATGGTGTGGATTCAGAGTGCTAGTATGGTGTGTCTGATCAACTGAGTTTAAATGCAAACTTAGAATCAACATAGAATCGTTTCATTTGGATTttggtggaaaagaaaataaattgagtGAAAGTTAACTactgttctctctttttcagtcaAAGCGGTAGtgtcaaaacagaagaaaagatacccattttctagcttttctgcttttttcataaCTTATTCCTAGGCtaactgcttttttcctcttaactGTACactgtaaattattatttagaGACTGTTAAATGCTAAAATATTGGGGTGTGATGTGgactttttttataattttgcacagatgaaaggaaaaaggacacAATCAAATTACGAAGCTCTAGGTACGGCTCCAATGGAAGAGTGTTTTAGTAATTCAATGAAAACTAAGCTATTGTCATTCAGAGCTAGTAGGGCGAAGATAAGATATGCTAATACGTACAGACTGGAGTCACATAATAAATTTCGGGATTATTTAGTAAGAGACAAAGCTCAAGCAATACTAACGgtatagtatttttttaaaattaattgactAATTTTATTGCAAAAGTAGCTTGTCTTCAAAGATTGTATTAGTGGAACAGTGTAAGTTGTATAAACTAAACATTTGTGGAATTCTACTCCTTCAATTAGTTCTGTGAATATCACATGACCTGCACAAGAAATATACTTGATGTCCTTGACAGTCTGACTGCCACAtacaaaaattaagcaaaaaccaaggaaaacaaTCTGTTGAGATAATATGTAGCTGTTAGTGATACCTTGAATAGTTACAACCAACTCTTGTAATTCTGCCTTCTGGAAGACATGCCTTGGATATTTGGAACAGGTGTTTGTATCACTGTTTTCCGGTGAACTGAGCCCCAATGACAGAGAAGAATACACTCCTGTTTGTTAAGTGGAGATTGGCTGGACGTGTTTGTCACTTTcaaaaaatagataaaacatTTTAGAGTAAAAATAGTGCAGCCTTTGCTGTGTAAGGGTATCATCTATATTGACTGTTTTACTCAGTAGTTCTTCTAATGTTCTCCTAATGAAAAAGACTGTAGAAGTTTTTTTGCAAAAGACTACCAGGATGAAAACTAAGatctttcaaaattgtttttgaTTGGTAGAATAAACTTCAACAAGCCAAATACGATGGAGTTTCTAGTCCCTCCTTGTGTGCTTCAATctcagaagaaatattaaagGCTGTGAAGGAATTGGACTTTGACCGTTACAAGTACGTGGTATCAGTACTAATTGTGGAAAAGGCAGGTCAGGCAATAAATGTAAGCAAAcaaattattaattatattttttgcaAATTGAAAATAACTTTCATAACTGTGTGTTATCTCCAAGGTGTTCAAGTGCATTCAGCAGCTTAACTAATTTGAGGTGGTCTTGAAGCCTTTAGGTTCTTTATGGGGAGTAGTATGCCAGGTGATGATTTAAGGTACTGCTGTTCTTCTGCCTCACCCTGTGAAGGCTGTCATCTTTTTGCGTTCAGTAACAGTAGTAagcagcccttgctgctcttccctgtcaACTGGTTATTTCTGCTGTGTGGTGTGCCAGTATGATTGCATGACTgcagtgaattttctttttccagtgtaCTTTGATCTCCAGCGGGGTCATCATATTCAGCACAAAATGCCATGCAGTTATAGTGTGGGGTGACACAGAAAGGAGCGGGGTCAAGGAAGGGGATGGAAACTTTCAACTGTAGCTGCCACTAAACATGCTCCTGGAACTAAAAATTAACATTACTGATCTGAACTTGGTGCACCCAAAAGAAAAGTTTCCTAGACTTTCCTGCATTGTATATAAATTTACATGTATTGCAAGCTCCAGTTGGCATTCAGAACGCTTTTGGGTATCTTGCTGAATGTCAGAGAGCACTTCTGTTTGGGAGTGTTCATCATCAGCTCTTAAAACCTGTTGAAACCATTCCTGTTTTTAGTGAGTTACGTGAAAAAATGTCTGAAGGGTGATCAGCTTCAGTAATGAGGCCAGTCTGTGAGGGGCCTGCGTCTACCTTCTTTTCTGGTGCTGTCTCATAGTACGCTGCCTCTGAAGTTGTACTTTGACTGAGGAGCTGTAGGTTAAAACCAATTACTGAAGTGGTCCCAgttaacttttttctcctgaggaatacatttatttcagcagtCAGTTCACACATTTTagctctgaaaacagttttatcaAAAAAGCTGAGTGCCCAGTAAATGGTCACAAGTAGACTGGAGTAAGCTGGAGGTGGAGGAGTGGGGGACATGACTTCAGTTGTACATGTTCCCGAAACTAATGTCTGTTCACCTTGCTTTTGAAGGGGTGCTGTTATAGTACGCTAAAGTGCTAACAAGCAAACATGAGAGG
This Buteo buteo chromosome 12, bButBut1.hap1.1, whole genome shotgun sequence DNA region includes the following protein-coding sequences:
- the DYNLT2 gene encoding dynein light chain Tctex-type protein 2; this translates as MEKRTKMPKLAAAAAPEGGTRHQGLLDKDSMKGKRTQSNYEALGTAPMEECFSNSMKTKLLSFRASRAKIRYANTYRLESHNKFRDYLVRDKAQAILTNKLQQAKYDGVSSPSLCASISEEILKAVKELDFDRYKYVVSVLIVEKAGQAINVASRCVWDVQRDTWVSAKCETETFIALALVMACYYE